One SAR202 cluster bacterium DNA window includes the following coding sequences:
- a CDS encoding complex I NDUFA9 subunit family protein codes for MILVTGPTGFVGRRVVGQLHALGIPTRALVRSTSRTAALPREGIELAQGDVLDAESLAKACVGADAVIHLAAVIRQKGKLSFQSVNYGGARNLLAAAKAAGVKRFIYASTIGATSDASIPYLYSRWMAEQEIARSGVPYTIVRFSVGFGEGDEFFNVLAALVKLMPVVPIVGDGQSKFQPIAVDDAARCLVEAYRQEGHEGKTYDIGGPERYTYAELVDVIARTLGAKYAKVRVPVAAMKPAAAVMEALTPSPPVTPEQLKMLHLDSIAEPDSVQKAFGFTPRPIQGNIDYLRKIGIIDALSINLGFMPAHIRDH; via the coding sequence ATGATTCTCGTCACAGGCCCAACCGGCTTTGTGGGGCGGCGCGTTGTGGGCCAGCTGCACGCCCTGGGGATTCCTACGCGCGCGCTGGTGCGGTCCACATCCAGGACGGCGGCGCTGCCCCGGGAGGGCATCGAGCTTGCGCAGGGCGACGTGCTAGACGCGGAGTCGCTTGCCAAAGCGTGCGTGGGCGCGGACGCGGTGATCCACCTGGCGGCGGTGATCAGGCAGAAGGGGAAGCTGAGCTTCCAGTCTGTCAACTACGGCGGTGCCCGCAACCTGCTGGCGGCCGCGAAGGCGGCGGGCGTGAAGCGGTTCATCTATGCAAGCACAATCGGGGCGACGTCCGACGCCTCCATCCCGTACCTGTATTCCCGCTGGATGGCGGAGCAGGAGATAGCGCGCTCCGGCGTCCCTTACACAATTGTCAGATTTTCCGTCGGCTTCGGGGAGGGCGATGAGTTCTTCAACGTGCTCGCGGCGCTGGTGAAGCTGATGCCGGTGGTGCCGATCGTGGGAGACGGACAGTCGAAATTCCAGCCTATCGCGGTGGATGACGCGGCGAGGTGCCTCGTGGAGGCATACCGGCAGGAGGGCCACGAAGGGAAGACCTACGATATCGGCGGGCCTGAGCGGTACACGTACGCCGAGCTTGTCGACGTCATAGCCCGCACGCTGGGCGCAAAGTACGCGAAGGTCAGGGTGCCCGTCGCCGCGATGAAGCCGGCGGCCGCGGTGATGGAGGCGCTGACGCCCAGCCCGCCGGTCACGCCGGAGCAGCTCAAAATGCTGCATCTGGACAGCATCGCGGAGCCCGATTCCGTGCAAAAGGCCTTCGGATTCACGCCCCGGCCCATACAGGGGAACATCGACTACCTCCGCAAGATAGGCATAATAGACGCCCTCTCGATCAACCTTGGGTTCATGCCGGCGCACATTCGAGACCACTAG
- a CDS encoding bifunctional folylpolyglutamate synthase/dihydrofolate synthase, which yields MPADTPGAGPLLDYEGALRLIMGLPDFERAKHSPGHSTFHLERMGLLLERLGNPHQGIPTVHVAGTKGKGSTSAMVTAILTAAGYKTGLYTSPHLHSVTERIRIGNDSIAKQDFADLVAAIWPDIEWAGRQGYGGVSFFEILTLMSFLHFKQAGCGFQVIEVGLGGRLDATNVVSPEVSAITRISLDHVQVLGDTFAKIAREKAGIIKPGSPAVVAPQVDEAMAVFEEVAAGRGAPLVSVSRGMSWTPRGSDAGGQHFEVRSARETYQVRTPLLGEHQMENAATAIAVAETLADKGYAISKDAILEGLRTVNWPGRLQILSKGPVQIVVDGAHNPDSIARLVRAVKGLFKYRQVHVVFGAISGHSLDGMLAELAALEPAQVYAVRSRHPKAGAADSIAAAAAGAGLPVARETGDVGAGVRLAMAAASKGDLVLATGSLSVVAEVIEEIQGIPPELYPTLKGPAGPP from the coding sequence ATGCCGGCCGACACCCCGGGAGCGGGGCCGCTGCTGGACTACGAAGGCGCCCTCAGGCTGATAATGGGCCTGCCGGACTTTGAGCGGGCGAAGCACAGCCCGGGCCATTCGACGTTCCACCTGGAGAGGATGGGTCTGCTCCTGGAGAGGCTCGGCAACCCTCACCAGGGAATTCCAACCGTTCACGTCGCGGGGACGAAAGGGAAGGGCAGCACGTCGGCGATGGTGACGGCCATCCTGACCGCGGCCGGGTACAAAACGGGGCTGTACACGTCACCCCACCTGCACAGCGTCACCGAGCGCATCCGCATCGGCAACGATAGTATCGCGAAGCAGGACTTCGCCGACCTGGTCGCTGCGATATGGCCGGACATCGAATGGGCGGGCCGGCAAGGCTATGGCGGGGTATCCTTTTTTGAGATCCTTACGCTGATGTCGTTCCTCCACTTCAAGCAGGCCGGCTGCGGCTTCCAGGTCATAGAGGTCGGGCTCGGCGGACGGCTGGACGCGACTAACGTGGTGTCGCCGGAGGTGAGCGCGATAACGCGGATAAGCCTGGACCACGTGCAGGTGCTTGGCGACACGTTTGCGAAGATCGCTCGGGAGAAGGCCGGGATCATCAAGCCGGGCTCGCCGGCGGTCGTAGCGCCTCAGGTTGATGAGGCGATGGCCGTGTTCGAAGAGGTGGCGGCCGGGCGCGGCGCGCCGCTGGTGAGCGTATCGCGCGGGATGTCGTGGACGCCGCGAGGATCGGACGCGGGCGGCCAGCACTTCGAAGTGAGGAGCGCTCGCGAGACTTATCAGGTGCGCACGCCGCTCCTGGGCGAGCACCAGATGGAGAACGCCGCGACGGCGATTGCGGTGGCCGAGACGCTGGCGGACAAGGGCTATGCCATCAGCAAGGATGCAATCCTGGAGGGATTGCGGACAGTAAACTGGCCGGGCCGACTTCAGATTCTATCCAAAGGACCCGTCCAGATAGTCGTGGACGGCGCGCACAACCCGGACTCGATCGCCCGTCTCGTCAGGGCGGTGAAGGGCCTGTTCAAGTACAGGCAGGTGCACGTCGTCTTCGGCGCTATCTCCGGGCACAGCCTTGATGGCATGCTGGCTGAGCTGGCGGCGCTTGAGCCCGCGCAGGTGTACGCTGTGCGCTCGCGGCACCCGAAGGCGGGCGCGGCGGACAGCATCGCCGCGGCGGCGGCCGGTGCAGGGCTGCCGGTGGCGCGGGAGACGGGCGATGTTGGCGCGGGAGTGCGGCTGGCGATGGCGGCCGCATCGAAGGGCGACCTGGTGCTGGCCACGGGGTCACTATCGGTCGTTGCAGAGGTGATCGAGGAGATACAGGGGATACCGCCGGAGCTGTACCCGACGCTGAAGGGGCCGGCGGGCCCCCCGTAG